In Chlamydia serpentis, the following are encoded in one genomic region:
- a CDS encoding polymorphic outer membrane protein middle domain-containing protein, which translates to MRFIPFSVLFIALSCCLFGEERTNLIPYLDCKIEASNFQSSISFPRNLNPLISTFKASSLHTLTGFPHDINQDVIISGYSEEHAFSYQTYTLNGACITCKNLTISDNSETMRFENNLCMADGGAVYALDTCTLSRNQNCIFKTNVATVTALKEIIITQPTTCRGGAVKSNSLIISNNFGSCVFENNSALSYGGAIYADLDISILENKGSIFIKNNKTLIMATNGGGLSSRNCILSNNLKPIQIMGNAAGQGGGIYANRNVIIFGNKAKLEISNNTAFAAQNITSPVVMNPGGGGIMSISLVLENNSKGIIFNNNRGARNGGALYLQSLIIRNNGPISFINNSATWGGALFNFFSGSGTQNFFLSADYGDILFNNNIATNQSPASSYRNAIRSSSGINLKLGASQGHKIIFYDPIEHESTTSNPILFNYQPHHQGTILFSGIAVDPEAINENNFLSKLTNSSELQRGVLAIEEKAIISFKNISQTGGILRLGNGAILRTNPSRSSINFNKIAINLPSVLKSAATAPKFWIYPQLSGSNYSEDTSSNIVLSGPLTLLDDENENPYDSLNLSEPLKNIPLLYLLDITAKQIDTSNLIIEAINLDNHYGYQGVWSPYWVETTTTSNPAAAETTNTNHRQLYANWTPLGYLPNPIRRGEFIANTLWQSVYTTLLGLQSLTPQNPRQIGLEASLQGLGFLMIQHSRQGSRGFRTHATGYAATSSRTTATQNYFSLGFTQMISKTKEQQTQNKTSSHNYIAGLRFDSLLFNERVSTGFALAYSYGNHHTHCHYTETQKGISEALFHNHTLGGSLTFTFFPDSITQSFKIYPFISAVAVRCSQPSFQETGYHARKFATKHPLTNVSTPLGLSLQWQRFPMLWTTELSYVPTVYRQNPELLTTSLISNGTWTAKATPVSYNAGVLKIKNISQLFSRATLSLGYSAQISSSTLSHDLRAESHIMF; encoded by the coding sequence ATGCGCTTCATTCCCTTTAGCGTTTTATTTATTGCCCTATCTTGTTGTTTATTTGGGGAAGAAAGGACCAACCTTATACCCTATCTTGATTGCAAAATAGAAGCCTCGAATTTCCAATCTTCTATAAGTTTTCCCCGAAATCTAAATCCTCTCATCTCAACCTTCAAAGCTAGTTCTCTACATACTCTTACTGGATTTCCCCACGACATAAATCAAGACGTTATCATCTCAGGCTATTCGGAAGAGCACGCTTTTTCCTACCAAACTTATACATTAAATGGGGCCTGCATTACTTGCAAAAATCTTACAATTTCTGACAACTCAGAAACTATGCGTTTTGAAAACAACCTATGTATGGCCGATGGAGGAGCTGTTTATGCTCTAGATACTTGCACTCTTTCAAGAAATCAGAATTGTATTTTTAAAACCAATGTAGCAACTGTCACAGCTCTAAAAGAAATCATAATAACACAACCAACTACATGTCGAGGAGGAGCTGTTAAATCGAATTCTCTAATCATAAGCAACAATTTTGGGAGTTGTGTTTTTGAAAATAATAGTGCTCTAAGTTATGGAGGGGCTATTTATGCAGATTTAGATATATCAATTCTAGAAAATAAAGGGTCTATCTTTATTAAAAACAATAAGACATTAATTATGGCGACCAATGGGGGTGGCTTATCTTCTAGAAATTGTATTTTATCTAACAACCTGAAGCCTATTCAAATTATGGGGAATGCTGCAGGCCAAGGTGGTGGAATATATGCAAACCGGAATGTGATTATATTTGGGAACAAAGCAAAATTAGAGATTAGCAATAATACAGCATTCGCAGCACAAAATATTACGAGTCCAGTGGTTATGAATCCTGGTGGTGGAGGTATTATGTCTATCTCTTTAGTGCTAGAAAATAACTCAAAAGGAATTATCTTTAACAACAATCGCGGAGCACGTAATGGTGGAGCCCTCTATCTTCAATCTCTTATCATAAGAAATAATGGGCCTATATCCTTTATTAATAATTCTGCAACTTGGGGAGGAGCTCTTTTCAATTTCTTTTCAGGAAGTGGGACTCAAAATTTCTTCTTATCGGCAGACTATGGTGATATTCTATTCAATAATAACATAGCTACCAACCAGTCTCCTGCAAGTTCTTATAGAAATGCTATCCGCTCCAGCTCTGGGATAAATCTAAAGCTGGGAGCAAGTCAGGGGCATAAAATTATTTTCTATGATCCTATAGAACACGAAAGCACTACAAGTAATCCAATACTATTTAACTACCAACCTCATCATCAGGGAACTATTTTATTTTCTGGCATTGCTGTGGACCCTGAAGCAATAAATGAAAATAATTTCTTATCTAAACTTACTAACTCTTCAGAACTACAGAGAGGTGTGCTTGCAATTGAAGAGAAAGCCATCATTTCTTTTAAGAATATCTCACAAACAGGAGGGATCCTGCGTTTAGGAAATGGGGCTATATTGAGAACAAATCCTTCCAGAAGTTCTATAAATTTTAATAAAATTGCTATCAATCTTCCCTCGGTTTTAAAATCAGCAGCTACAGCTCCAAAATTTTGGATCTATCCTCAACTATCGGGTTCAAACTATTCTGAGGACACTTCCTCTAATATCGTTCTTTCAGGTCCCTTGACTCTATTGGATGATGAAAACGAAAATCCTTATGACAGTTTAAACCTTTCAGAACCACTTAAAAACATTCCCCTCCTCTATCTTTTAGACATTACTGCGAAACAGATCGATACTTCTAATCTAATTATAGAGGCCATTAACCTAGACAATCATTACGGTTACCAAGGAGTTTGGTCCCCATACTGGGTAGAGACTACCACAACATCAAATCCCGCAGCAGCCGAGACAACCAATACAAACCATAGACAGCTCTATGCGAACTGGACACCTCTAGGGTACCTTCCGAATCCCATACGTCGAGGAGAATTTATAGCGAATACTTTATGGCAATCTGTCTATACTACACTCCTAGGCCTGCAAAGTTTAACTCCACAAAATCCTAGGCAAATAGGCCTAGAAGCCTCTCTTCAAGGTTTAGGATTTTTGATGATCCAGCACAGTCGCCAAGGATCTCGAGGCTTTCGCACTCACGCCACAGGCTATGCCGCCACAAGCTCGAGAACAACTGCAACGCAGAACTACTTCTCTCTAGGGTTTACTCAAATGATCTCCAAGACTAAAGAACAACAAACTCAAAACAAAACTTCGTCCCACAATTACATTGCTGGATTGCGTTTTGATAGTCTTCTTTTCAATGAACGAGTCTCTACAGGATTTGCACTAGCTTATAGCTACGGAAATCATCATACACACTGTCACTACACAGAAACTCAAAAAGGCATATCTGAAGCACTCTTTCATAACCATACTTTAGGGGGTTCTCTCACCTTTACCTTTTTTCCAGACAGCATCACTCAATCTTTCAAAATCTATCCTTTTATCTCCGCTGTAGCTGTCCGTTGTTCTCAACCCTCATTTCAAGAAACAGGATATCATGCTAGAAAATTTGCTACAAAACATCCCCTGACAAATGTTTCTACTCCTTTAGGACTTAGTTTACAATGGCAAAGGTTTCCGATGCTATGGACTACAGAGCTTTCTTATGTTCCTACCGTGTATAGGCAAAATCCTGAACTGTTAACAACTTCATTAATTAGTAATGGCACATGGACAGCAAAAGCAACTCCTGTTTCATACAATGCGGGAGTCCTAAAGATAAAAAATATATCGCAACTCTTTTCAAGAGCAACCTTATCCTTAGGGTATTCAGCTCAAATATCGTCGTCAACTCTCAGTCATGACCTTCGAGCTGAAAGCCACATTATGTTTTAA
- a CDS encoding polymorphic outer membrane protein middle domain-containing protein translates to MRFFCFGIIISSLFGFLFANENSNLFRSKKLTPADKDFYQLGFIHNQNQDVTISKNQHDFILEYKYYQDNGGAISCRNLLISENRGNIFFEKNICPNSGGAVYAAQNCTISNNQNYSFTTNMASANPTVSTGSLFGGALFATNCSITNNLGKGIFTDNATLNKGGALYTTTNLSIKDNKGSILINQNQTIGVESLGGGIFSGNSVNIEGNSGSIQIKDNASSSGGAIFASQTLTISSNKKLIEISNNLAFGNAYLTTYNPGGGAFTTIVCTIENNPGGVIFNNNKSQRNGGAIYAKSIIIRNNGPVYFLNNAATWGGALLNLNSGAGTTIFLLSADNGDIIFNNNKATKLAPTAPAYRNALHSTPNMNLQIGASAGHSVVFYDPIENEHPTPSPVLLNSRPDQQGTILFSGVNVDPDATEEGNFFSYLRNTTELRRGILAVEDRAGLACYKLSQIGGALRLGNGAVICTRARLVPESGTPTTAGSLITLNNITINLPSVLSFKAKAPKIWIYPTQTGATFTEDPNPTIRLSGPLTLVNDKNEDPYDSLDLSKPLNRVPLLYLSDVTAQKIDSSQLDISKLNSGEHYGYQGIWSPYWVETTTITNPTSLIEANTKHKQLYADWTPLGYRPHPERRGEHIANTLWQSAYSALAGLQTFSYSNQESILEGSLQGIGLFIHQKNNEGYRGFRSHTTGYSATSSIRPSENHKFSLGFAQFFAKTKELESQASTSSHSYFSAMHLESPVFKDWMRFSLALAYMFSSQHTHYTYHGLLQGSSHGVFYNHTLAGVVSCIFFPQPESRSLHVYPFITALGIRGDLATFKEVGDHAREFSMYHPLTNVALPLGVRVSWKTLQRIPMFWLTEISYLPTLYRKNPELHSKLLISGGAWTTRATPTAYNACAIKVKSAIQLFPKVVLSFDYSLGISSSTQSHYLNGTSTIKF, encoded by the coding sequence ATGAGATTTTTTTGTTTTGGAATTATAATTTCCTCACTTTTTGGTTTTCTATTTGCAAATGAAAATTCTAATTTGTTTAGGTCTAAAAAATTAACTCCTGCGGATAAAGACTTCTACCAACTAGGATTCATTCATAATCAAAACCAAGATGTGACAATTTCAAAAAACCAGCATGATTTCATTTTGGAATATAAATATTATCAGGATAACGGAGGGGCTATTAGCTGTAGAAACCTTCTTATTTCTGAAAATAGAGGTAATATATTCTTTGAAAAGAATATCTGTCCAAATTCTGGTGGAGCTGTTTATGCTGCTCAAAACTGTACCATTTCTAACAATCAAAATTATTCATTCACTACAAATATGGCCTCCGCAAATCCTACAGTATCTACGGGATCATTATTCGGTGGAGCTCTATTTGCAACAAATTGCTCTATTACAAATAACTTAGGGAAGGGAATATTTACAGATAATGCTACCCTAAATAAAGGAGGCGCTCTCTATACTACAACTAATTTATCCATCAAAGATAATAAAGGTTCTATTCTAATCAATCAAAATCAAACAATTGGCGTTGAGAGTTTAGGCGGGGGTATTTTCAGTGGTAACTCTGTAAATATCGAAGGAAATTCTGGATCTATACAAATTAAGGATAATGCCTCCTCATCAGGAGGCGCAATATTTGCATCTCAGACACTGACAATATCATCCAATAAAAAACTTATAGAAATTAGCAATAATTTGGCATTTGGAAATGCCTATCTAACTACTTATAACCCTGGGGGCGGGGCTTTTACTACAATTGTTTGCACGATAGAAAATAATCCGGGAGGGGTGATCTTTAATAACAACAAATCTCAACGCAATGGGGGAGCTATTTATGCTAAATCTATTATCATCAGAAACAACGGTCCTGTATATTTTTTAAACAATGCGGCAACTTGGGGAGGAGCTCTCCTAAACTTAAATTCGGGTGCAGGAACTACTATTTTTCTGTTATCTGCAGATAACGGTGATATTATTTTCAACAATAATAAAGCTACGAAACTGGCCCCTACTGCTCCTGCATATAGAAATGCTTTGCACTCTACTCCAAATATGAATCTACAAATAGGAGCCTCTGCAGGCCACAGTGTTGTTTTCTATGATCCGATAGAAAACGAACATCCTACACCCTCACCAGTATTACTCAATTCAAGACCTGATCAACAAGGCACGATATTATTCTCAGGGGTAAATGTAGATCCAGATGCTACTGAAGAAGGCAATTTTTTCTCTTATCTGAGAAATACTACAGAACTCCGTAGAGGAATCCTTGCTGTTGAAGATCGCGCTGGTCTTGCATGCTATAAGCTATCTCAAATAGGGGGAGCCTTGCGTTTGGGAAACGGCGCAGTGATTTGTACTCGAGCACGCCTTGTACCGGAAAGTGGGACACCCACGACAGCAGGAAGCCTAATCACCTTGAATAATATTACGATTAACCTCCCTTCTGTTCTTTCTTTCAAAGCTAAGGCTCCAAAAATTTGGATCTACCCAACACAAACAGGCGCCACTTTTACTGAAGATCCTAATCCTACAATTAGGCTATCAGGACCTCTCACTTTAGTAAACGATAAAAACGAAGATCCTTACGACAGTCTAGACCTCTCAAAACCCTTAAACAGAGTGCCCTTACTCTATCTTTCTGACGTAACTGCACAAAAAATCGATTCCTCCCAACTCGATATATCCAAACTAAATTCCGGAGAACATTATGGCTACCAAGGAATTTGGTCACCCTATTGGGTGGAAACAACAACAATCACAAATCCCACGTCTTTAATAGAAGCAAATACAAAGCACAAACAACTCTATGCTGACTGGACGCCGCTAGGATACCGTCCCCATCCCGAACGCCGAGGAGAACATATCGCTAACACCTTATGGCAATCGGCTTATAGTGCTCTTGCGGGATTACAAACATTTTCTTATTCAAATCAAGAAAGTATCTTAGAAGGCTCTCTACAAGGAATAGGACTGTTCATCCACCAAAAGAACAACGAAGGCTATAGAGGATTTCGCAGTCACACTACAGGTTACAGTGCGACGAGCTCTATAAGGCCATCTGAAAATCATAAATTTTCTTTAGGATTTGCCCAGTTCTTTGCTAAAACTAAAGAACTGGAATCACAAGCTAGTACATCATCTCACAGCTACTTTTCAGCAATGCATTTAGAAAGCCCTGTCTTTAAAGATTGGATGAGATTTTCTCTGGCTTTAGCTTATATGTTTAGCTCTCAACATACGCACTATACTTATCACGGGTTGCTTCAAGGGAGCTCTCATGGAGTTTTCTATAACCACACCTTAGCAGGGGTTGTTTCCTGTATTTTCTTTCCTCAACCTGAAAGTAGGTCTCTGCACGTCTATCCTTTCATTACTGCTTTAGGAATCCGAGGGGATTTAGCTACATTTAAAGAAGTTGGTGATCATGCTCGAGAATTTTCTATGTATCATCCTCTAACCAATGTTGCTCTTCCCCTAGGCGTGCGTGTTTCTTGGAAAACTTTACAGCGCATTCCCATGTTCTGGTTAACAGAAATTTCCTATCTTCCAACTTTATACAGGAAAAACCCTGAGCTACATTCTAAGTTATTAATTAGTGGAGGTGCTTGGACCACTAGGGCGACTCCGACAGCCTATAATGCTTGCGCTATCAAAGTAAAAAGTGCTATTCAGCTCTTTCCTAAGGTAGTACTTTCTTTTGACTATTCGTTAGGCATTTCCTCATCCACACAAAGCCACTACCTGAACGGAACAAGTACAATAAAATTTTAA
- a CDS encoding polymorphic outer membrane protein middle domain-containing protein, producing MKFRKSLASTTDNKLLSYLGISFTFILIIYSSVYSIQTDYFTDYGIEKEFTKSFPLLDKLIDLTGTNPITTFHGNRHDNTQDITLSNYKSINSIFEFFVSKGGAFSCKEFTLANIEDYAFLSNNQAQGQGGAIYAEVGCKIINNKGLIIVIGNSGLNNANTGATPFGGAIACAGDCVISSNHGTMYFLKNWANNGGGAIYTQGQCKIQENNAPILFANNITLDGGGGAITSTDTVISNNIYPIYFKDNYAKIGGAISTSSGVTISNNYNAVVFNNNKAFSALTTPGNGSGGAIYTTTFSINDNPGTVAFDNNYCSRDGGAICTQFVTIKNSGPVHFTNNQGNWGGAIMLRQDSNCLLFADYGDIVFQNNTTFLGALGTYNSIHCTPNSNVQIGARKGYKVAFYDPIEHSHLTTNPLIFNPNPSHQGTVLFSSAYVPENSQDRNNFINTSKNTIELRNGILSIEDRAGWECYKFTQTGGTLKLGSRTSISTNINADTPQTSVGSAIIINNLAIDLPSIIETGKAPVLWIRPITSSPPYTEDNNPTITLSGPLNLLNNDNRDPYDSLNLSEPLQNVHLLSLSDVAARHINTDNFYPETLNATKHYGYQGIWSPYWLETITITNGNSLATTNTLHRDLYASWTPLGYKVNPEYQGDLATTPLWQSFHTVFAILRSYDTSANSFKQNTFLETQGRAEGLFVHQNSTPNTSGFRIDSTGYSLHASTQTALHQKVSLSFAQLFSNTKEIGSKNRVAAHTVVSSLYVQFPWLRETLATSGVLAYSYGNHHLHSLHPTHQEHAEGRCYSHTLAAALACSLPWQKSSYFYISPFLQIIAIRSNQTAFHEIGDNPRNFTSQKPLYNLTAPLGIQGQWQSKFHIPTDWTLEVSYQPTLYQQNPRIGVTLLASQGSWSTLGPNPTRNALGYAIHSQTHLFPHMMLSLDYRGSISSSTMTHYLQAGSILSF from the coding sequence ATGAAATTTAGAAAATCTCTGGCATCAACAACTGACAATAAACTCTTATCGTATCTTGGGATTTCTTTCACCTTTATCCTAATAATCTATTCTTCAGTCTATAGCATACAAACTGATTATTTCACAGATTATGGTATAGAGAAAGAGTTTACTAAGAGTTTTCCTCTATTAGATAAATTAATTGACCTTACAGGAACTAATCCAATTACTACATTTCATGGAAACAGACATGATAATACTCAAGATATTACGCTTTCTAACTATAAATCTATAAATAGTATCTTCGAATTTTTCGTCTCAAAAGGAGGAGCATTTTCTTGTAAAGAGTTCACTCTAGCCAATATCGAAGACTACGCTTTCTTGAGCAATAACCAAGCACAAGGTCAAGGAGGCGCAATATATGCAGAAGTAGGATGTAAAATTATTAACAACAAGGGACTGATAATTGTTATTGGTAATAGCGGGCTCAATAATGCGAATACAGGAGCAACGCCTTTTGGAGGAGCTATTGCTTGCGCTGGAGATTGTGTCATCTCTTCTAATCATGGAACCATGTATTTTCTAAAAAATTGGGCAAATAATGGAGGAGGAGCAATCTATACTCAAGGCCAATGTAAAATTCAAGAAAATAATGCACCTATACTTTTTGCGAACAATATCACCTTAGATGGAGGCGGAGGGGCAATCACCAGTACAGATACTGTAATCTCCAATAATATATATCCTATTTACTTTAAGGATAACTATGCCAAAATTGGCGGAGCGATTAGCACAAGCTCAGGTGTTACAATTAGCAATAATTATAATGCAGTGGTTTTCAACAATAACAAAGCATTTTCCGCTCTTACCACTCCAGGAAATGGTTCAGGAGGAGCAATCTATACAACCACATTTTCTATAAATGACAATCCTGGAACTGTTGCTTTCGATAATAACTACTGTAGCCGTGATGGAGGGGCTATTTGTACACAGTTTGTAACTATCAAAAATAGTGGTCCTGTACATTTCACGAACAATCAGGGGAATTGGGGAGGCGCTATCATGCTCCGTCAAGATAGCAACTGCCTACTCTTTGCTGACTATGGCGATATTGTATTTCAAAATAATACAACTTTTCTAGGTGCACTCGGCACATACAATTCTATCCACTGCACTCCTAATAGCAATGTACAAATTGGAGCTCGCAAAGGGTATAAGGTTGCTTTTTATGATCCTATTGAACATTCACATCTCACTACAAATCCTTTAATTTTTAACCCCAATCCGAGCCATCAAGGAACAGTATTATTTTCTTCAGCATACGTCCCCGAAAACTCTCAGGACCGAAACAATTTTATTAACACTTCGAAAAATACTATTGAGCTTCGAAATGGGATTTTGTCTATTGAAGATCGTGCAGGTTGGGAATGCTATAAATTTACCCAAACAGGAGGAACCCTTAAATTAGGTAGCAGAACAAGCATCTCAACAAATATCAATGCTGATACTCCCCAAACAAGCGTGGGCTCGGCAATCATTATCAATAACCTAGCTATCGATCTCCCTTCTATTATAGAAACAGGGAAAGCTCCTGTTCTTTGGATCCGTCCTATAACATCAAGCCCTCCCTATACAGAAGACAATAATCCAACAATCACCCTGTCAGGACCTCTCAATCTTTTAAATAACGATAACCGTGATCCCTATGACAGCCTTAATCTTTCTGAGCCTTTACAAAACGTTCATCTGTTATCCCTATCTGACGTAGCCGCCCGCCATATTAATACAGACAACTTTTATCCTGAAACACTAAACGCTACAAAACATTATGGCTACCAAGGAATATGGTCTCCTTACTGGTTAGAAACGATAACAATAACAAATGGGAATTCTTTGGCTACAACAAATACCCTACATAGAGATCTTTATGCAAGTTGGACTCCTCTTGGTTACAAGGTAAACCCTGAATATCAAGGCGATCTAGCTACAACTCCCCTTTGGCAATCGTTCCATACAGTCTTTGCTATATTAAGAAGCTATGATACCTCTGCAAATTCTTTTAAACAAAATACTTTCTTAGAAACACAAGGAAGAGCTGAGGGCCTTTTTGTTCATCAAAATAGTACTCCTAATACTTCAGGGTTTCGCATAGACTCCACAGGTTACTCCCTGCATGCGTCCACTCAAACTGCACTACATCAAAAAGTCTCCCTCAGCTTCGCTCAATTATTCAGCAATACTAAAGAGATTGGTTCTAAAAATAGGGTTGCTGCTCACACTGTAGTTTCCTCACTTTATGTTCAGTTTCCCTGGTTGAGAGAAACACTGGCAACATCTGGAGTTCTAGCTTATAGCTATGGAAATCACCATCTCCATAGCTTACATCCTACACATCAAGAACACGCAGAAGGCAGGTGTTATAGTCACACCCTAGCAGCCGCGCTTGCATGCTCCCTTCCCTGGCAAAAAAGCTCCTACTTCTACATAAGCCCTTTTCTCCAGATAATTGCGATTCGTTCCAACCAAACAGCTTTTCACGAGATCGGTGACAATCCGCGTAACTTCACCTCACAGAAACCTCTCTATAATCTCACTGCACCTTTAGGAATCCAGGGTCAGTGGCAATCAAAATTTCATATCCCTACCGACTGGACTCTAGAAGTCTCCTATCAACCTACACTTTATCAACAAAACCCTAGGATAGGTGTAACTCTCCTTGCCAGCCAAGGTTCTTGGTCGACTTTAGGACCCAACCCCACACGCAATGCTTTAGGATATGCAATACATAGTCAAACTCATCTTTTTCCTCATATGATGTTATCCTTAGACTACCGAGGATCAATCTCATCATCAACAATGACGCATTACCTACAAGCAGGAAGTATTTTGAGTTTCTAA